The following are encoded together in the Myxococcales bacterium genome:
- a CDS encoding Glu/Leu/Phe/Val dehydrogenase codes for MATKRVSSKKRPAPAAPKATFITGPASAFDNALVQFNRAAKIIKLTADQVAVIREPRRIVEVKLPVRMDDGSITAFKGYRVQHNIARGPAKGGVRFHPDVSLDEVKALAFWMTFKCAVIGIPMGGGKGGVIVDPTKLSVGELERLSRRYFAEMIEMFGPDRDVPAPDVNTNPQIMAWFMDTYSMHHGGDYLPAVVTGKPIELGGSLGRNSATAQGMVFCVRRAATHLGFSLSGASVAIQGYGNAGSFAAKLLRDQGCKIVAISDVAGAFVCKDGLDPDVAIKHVEKHRTLAGFDKLKGITKLADPMKLIELPVDILIPAALENQITAKNAGRIKAKLVAECANGPCTPEADDILEKKRVFVIPDILCNAGGVGVSYLEWVQNRMGYYWRYQRVLEDLEHMMNTAFEAVLKTSLEHDVPMRTAAFIVSIQRVARASELRGLYA; via the coding sequence GTGGCCACCAAACGGGTCTCGAGCAAAAAACGCCCGGCGCCAGCAGCGCCGAAGGCGACGTTCATCACCGGTCCTGCATCAGCCTTCGACAACGCCCTCGTTCAGTTCAATCGAGCGGCGAAGATCATCAAGCTGACCGCGGACCAAGTCGCCGTCATCCGCGAGCCGCGACGCATCGTCGAGGTCAAGTTGCCGGTCCGCATGGACGACGGCTCGATCACCGCGTTCAAGGGCTACCGCGTGCAGCACAACATCGCGCGCGGTCCGGCCAAGGGCGGCGTGCGCTTCCATCCCGACGTCTCGCTCGACGAGGTCAAGGCGCTGGCTTTCTGGATGACCTTCAAGTGCGCCGTCATCGGCATCCCGATGGGTGGCGGCAAGGGCGGCGTCATCGTCGACCCGACGAAGCTCAGCGTGGGCGAGCTGGAGCGGCTGTCGCGCCGCTACTTCGCCGAAATGATCGAGATGTTCGGCCCGGATCGCGACGTGCCCGCCCCCGACGTCAACACCAACCCGCAGATCATGGCCTGGTTCATGGACACCTACTCGATGCACCACGGGGGCGACTACCTGCCCGCGGTGGTCACCGGCAAACCCATCGAGCTCGGTGGCTCGCTCGGGCGTAACTCCGCCACCGCGCAGGGCATGGTGTTCTGTGTGCGGCGCGCGGCAACCCACCTGGGCTTCAGCCTGAGCGGCGCGAGCGTCGCCATTCAGGGTTACGGCAACGCCGGCTCCTTCGCGGCGAAGCTGCTTCGGGATCAGGGCTGCAAGATCGTCGCCATCTCCGACGTGGCCGGCGCCTTCGTCTGCAAGGACGGCCTCGACCCCGACGTCGCCATCAAACACGTCGAGAAACACAGGACACTCGCCGGCTTCGACAAACTCAAGGGCATCACGAAGCTGGCCGACCCCATGAAACTCATCGAGCTCCCCGTGGACATCCTGATCCCCGCGGCGCTCGAGAACCAGATCACCGCCAAGAACGCCGGGCGCATCAAGGCCAAGCTCGTCGCCGAGTGCGCCAACGGACCTTGCACGCCGGAAGCCGACGACATCCTGGAGAAGAAGAGAGTGTTCGTGATCCCGGACATTCTGTGCAACGCCGGAGGTGTGGGCGTTTCGTACCTGGAGTGGGTGCAAAATCGCATGGGCTACTACTGGCGCTACCAGCGCGTGCTCGAGGATCTGGAGCACATGATGAACACGGCCTTCGAAGCGGTGCTCAAGACCTCGCTCGAGCACGACGTGCCGATGCGGACCGCCGCGTTCATCGTGTCGATCCAGCGCGTCGCCAGGGCCTCCGAGCTGCGCGGGCTCTACGCCTGA
- a CDS encoding DUF4863 family protein, translating into MSDMTLDTLNEALTPVLELVTQIDPADPEARARLERELPLDGPTLTRLREVVRTGVRERWLAEREGGGIRYSRVKKATGPSEWSIDCVNMDRPGPGHSHPNGEIDLCFAVSGEPQFDSHPAGWTVYPPGSWHVPSVSGGEMDILYFLPGGAIRFEPKPG; encoded by the coding sequence GTGAGTGACATGACCCTCGACACCCTGAACGAGGCCCTGACGCCGGTCCTCGAGCTCGTGACGCAGATCGATCCGGCCGACCCGGAGGCTCGCGCTCGGCTCGAACGCGAGCTGCCCCTCGACGGGCCCACCCTCACGCGGCTGCGCGAGGTCGTCCGCACGGGTGTGCGTGAGCGCTGGCTTGCCGAGCGCGAGGGCGGTGGCATCCGCTATAGCCGAGTCAAGAAGGCGACGGGTCCGAGCGAGTGGTCGATCGATTGTGTGAACATGGATCGACCAGGTCCGGGGCACAGCCACCCGAACGGCGAGATCGACCTGTGTTTCGCCGTCAGCGGTGAGCCCCAGTTCGATTCACACCCCGCAGGCTGGACGGTCTATCCGCCGGGCAGCTGGCATGTGCCCAGCGTGAGCGGTGGCGAGATGGACATCCTGTACTTCTTGCCGGGCGGCGCGATCCGTTTCGAGCCGAAACCAGGCTGA
- the xth gene encoding exodeoxyribonuclease III gives MRIATWNVNSIRARVERVVDWVTRREPDVLCMQETKVVDDDFPTEELQRLGYAVLMAGQKTYNGVAIVSRLPVRDVTIGLKDAKPNADKRLIAATIGGVRVLSAYIPNGKSVDNPSFAEKLRFFVQLEETLRAQAPDGKSVALCGDFNVAPDERDVHSPDKMRGQLHFHPDEHRALGRLKDMGLVDAYRLHHSEGGRYSWWDYRGGGLQKNEGLRIDLVLLSQDLADRCRNAEIDADERLKDKPSDHVPVVVDLE, from the coding sequence ATGCGCATTGCCACTTGGAACGTGAACTCGATCCGCGCACGCGTCGAGCGCGTCGTGGATTGGGTCACGCGGAGGGAGCCGGACGTCCTGTGCATGCAGGAGACGAAGGTCGTCGACGACGACTTCCCGACGGAAGAGCTGCAACGGCTCGGGTACGCCGTGTTGATGGCGGGTCAGAAGACCTACAACGGCGTGGCGATCGTCTCGCGCCTCCCGGTCCGGGACGTGACCATCGGCCTGAAAGACGCGAAGCCAAACGCCGACAAGCGCCTGATTGCCGCGACCATCGGCGGGGTGCGGGTGCTCTCCGCCTACATTCCCAATGGGAAGTCGGTGGACAACCCCAGCTTCGCCGAGAAACTCCGCTTCTTTGTGCAACTCGAAGAGACCCTGAGGGCCCAGGCTCCGGACGGAAAATCCGTGGCTTTGTGCGGGGACTTCAACGTCGCGCCGGACGAACGCGACGTCCACTCCCCCGACAAGATGCGCGGGCAACTCCATTTTCACCCGGACGAGCATCGCGCGCTCGGGCGCTTGAAGGACATGGGGCTGGTCGACGCCTATCGCCTGCACCACAGCGAGGGTGGGCGCTATTCCTGGTGGGACTACCGGGGCGGCGGCCTGCAGAAGAACGAAGGGCTGCGCATCGATCTGGTGCTCTTGAGCCAGGATCTGGCGGATCGTTGCCGCAACGCCGAGATCGACGCCGACGAGCGGCTCAAGGACAAACCGTCGGATCACGTCCCTGTGGTCGTCGACCTGGAGTGA
- a CDS encoding TonB-dependent receptor: MLPPAFCPRWSFVAALVLFASPAVARIQDEGQGGSGAVPRGGSGAVVKPPPPDEQPKKPVIVLPKLVHFESAPYPEEAQKAGLQGDVVLKLSIDAEGTVTQADVETPAGHGFDEAAQAAALKFKFEPATRDGKPLPSKILYKYSFTLKEVAPPPGERPVDRTPKTGNLGGSLRIAGTNVPLAGAQVRVTFPDGQTRNFTTSADGKWGIENLPPGKYKVALNADGFRGQESDEDVVAGEAAEIVYRLAPESEGFEVTVQGERPPREVTRRTLERREISRIPGTSGDALRSIQNLPGVARPPGLAGLLIVRGSAPQDTNTFVDGTIVPLIYHFGGLSSVIPTELLDRIDFYPGNFSARYGRVMGGIVDVGLRSPDTRCDGPYGKKTEKTGCYHGLAQVDLIDARVLVQGPLGPVKGWTFAAGARRSWVDVWIKPVLEESGAGVTTAPVYWDYQVIAETKPSKNDKLSLRAFGSDDRLEILIRDPLAADPIVGGNITLQTGSHRAQMLYTGELSRDVDVTSMLSAGRNLIRFALGNIKFDLDTYPIAARTEFGFKAARGFKLYAGYDFLIVPYDVRVRAPQPPREGEPDPGPFATRPIVETAQSETAFRPAWYLEGEWTPARRLRVVPGLRVDYARDSGHADFDPRINARYDLVPSVDSTEDEAIGRKNLRTTLKGGVGVYSQAPQFQETDPVFGTPNLRSNRSIHYSLGVEQELSRHIELSVEGFYKDLTDLVSRSANTTGAFSYGNEGEGSVVGLETLLKYKPDSRFFGWIAYTLSRSVRKNSPDDNEYLYEFDQTHNLIALGSYRLGRGWEFGARFRLVSGPLTTPVRQPPSLPALYAADSGSYAQLSGEPSSRRLPLFHQLDLRVDKAWQFQVWRLSAYLDILNVYNNQAVEGLGYNYNYTQESYQTGLPIIPSLGLRGEF; the protein is encoded by the coding sequence GTGCTCCCTCCCGCTTTCTGCCCGCGTTGGTCCTTCGTGGCGGCGCTCGTGCTCTTTGCGTCGCCGGCCGTCGCGCGCATCCAGGACGAGGGCCAAGGCGGTAGCGGCGCCGTTCCGCGCGGCGGCTCGGGCGCCGTCGTGAAGCCGCCGCCGCCGGACGAGCAGCCGAAGAAACCCGTCATCGTTCTGCCCAAGTTGGTCCACTTCGAGAGCGCGCCCTATCCCGAGGAAGCTCAGAAGGCAGGACTCCAGGGAGACGTCGTGCTGAAGCTGAGCATCGATGCCGAGGGCACCGTCACCCAAGCCGACGTCGAGACGCCCGCCGGCCATGGTTTCGACGAGGCGGCGCAGGCCGCGGCGCTGAAGTTCAAGTTCGAGCCGGCGACCCGCGACGGCAAGCCCCTCCCGTCGAAGATCCTCTACAAGTATTCCTTCACCCTGAAAGAGGTCGCGCCGCCTCCCGGCGAGAGACCCGTCGACCGGACCCCAAAGACCGGGAACCTGGGTGGCAGTCTGCGCATCGCGGGCACCAACGTGCCGCTGGCCGGCGCCCAGGTGCGGGTCACGTTTCCGGACGGCCAGACGCGGAACTTCACCACCAGCGCCGACGGCAAGTGGGGCATCGAGAACCTGCCGCCCGGAAAATACAAAGTTGCGCTGAACGCCGATGGGTTTCGCGGGCAAGAGAGCGACGAAGACGTCGTCGCCGGCGAGGCCGCCGAGATCGTCTATCGATTGGCCCCGGAGAGCGAAGGTTTCGAGGTCACGGTCCAGGGTGAACGCCCGCCGCGTGAGGTCACGCGCCGTACCCTCGAGCGACGGGAGATTTCTCGCATCCCGGGCACCAGCGGTGACGCGCTCCGCTCGATCCAGAACCTGCCGGGTGTCGCCCGACCGCCGGGCCTGGCCGGGCTTTTGATCGTGCGCGGCTCCGCGCCGCAGGACACCAACACCTTCGTCGACGGCACGATCGTCCCGCTCATCTACCACTTCGGCGGACTCTCGAGCGTGATCCCCACGGAGCTGCTCGACCGAATCGATTTCTATCCGGGTAACTTCAGCGCGCGGTACGGCCGCGTGATGGGTGGCATCGTCGATGTGGGGTTGCGCTCCCCGGACACCCGATGTGACGGCCCGTATGGGAAAAAAACCGAGAAGACCGGCTGTTATCACGGACTCGCGCAGGTCGATCTGATCGACGCGCGCGTCCTGGTGCAGGGTCCTCTCGGCCCCGTCAAGGGCTGGACCTTCGCGGCTGGCGCGCGCCGCAGCTGGGTCGACGTCTGGATCAAGCCCGTGCTCGAAGAGTCCGGTGCTGGTGTGACGACGGCGCCGGTGTACTGGGACTACCAGGTCATCGCCGAAACCAAGCCGTCCAAGAACGACAAACTCAGCCTGCGGGCCTTCGGCTCCGACGACCGGCTGGAGATCCTGATCCGCGACCCACTCGCCGCCGATCCCATCGTTGGCGGCAACATCACGCTTCAGACTGGCTCACACCGGGCCCAGATGCTCTACACCGGTGAGCTATCGCGTGATGTGGACGTCACCAGCATGCTGTCCGCGGGGCGCAACCTGATCCGGTTTGCGCTCGGCAACATCAAGTTCGACCTCGACACCTATCCGATTGCCGCGCGCACCGAGTTCGGTTTCAAGGCGGCGCGGGGTTTCAAGCTGTACGCCGGCTACGACTTCCTGATCGTTCCCTACGACGTCAGGGTGCGGGCGCCTCAGCCGCCGCGGGAGGGGGAGCCGGATCCGGGGCCGTTCGCCACCCGTCCCATCGTCGAGACCGCGCAGTCCGAGACTGCCTTCCGCCCGGCTTGGTACCTGGAGGGTGAGTGGACTCCAGCACGCCGCCTTCGCGTCGTGCCCGGCCTGCGTGTCGACTACGCGCGCGACTCGGGCCACGCCGATTTCGACCCGCGGATCAACGCCCGCTACGATCTGGTGCCGTCGGTGGACTCGACGGAGGACGAGGCCATCGGCCGCAAGAACCTGCGCACGACCCTCAAGGGCGGCGTCGGTGTGTACTCCCAGGCTCCACAATTTCAGGAGACGGATCCGGTCTTCGGCACACCGAACCTGCGCTCCAATCGCTCCATCCACTACTCATTGGGTGTCGAGCAGGAGCTGTCGCGGCACATCGAGCTCTCGGTCGAAGGGTTCTACAAGGACCTGACCGATCTCGTCAGCCGCTCTGCCAACACGACCGGTGCGTTCAGTTATGGCAATGAAGGCGAAGGCTCGGTGGTCGGCCTCGAGACGTTGCTCAAGTACAAACCCGACTCGCGGTTCTTCGGCTGGATCGCCTACACACTCTCACGCTCCGTGCGCAAGAACAGCCCCGACGACAACGAATACCTGTACGAGTTCGACCAGACTCACAACCTGATCGCCCTCGGCAGCTACCGGCTCGGCAGAGGCTGGGAGTTCGGTGCGCGGTTCCGGCTGGTCTCCGGTCCGCTGACGACGCCGGTCAGGCAGCCGCCGTCGTTGCCGGCGCTCTACGCCGCCGACTCCGGTTCCTACGCACAGCTCAGCGGCGAGCCGAGCAGCCGGCGTTTGCCGCTGTTTCACCAGCTCGACCTACGGGTCGACAAGGCCTGGCAGTTCCAGGTCTGGCGCCTGAGCGCCTACCTGGACATTCTGAACGTCTACAACAATCAGGCGGTCGAGGGCCTCGGCTACAACTACAATTACACCCAAGAGAGCTACCAGACCGGACTGCCCATCATTCCCAGCCTGGGCTTGAGAGGTGAGTTTTGA
- a CDS encoding superoxide dismutase family protein, which yields MKRIISALTLSLSITACGGETPKPEAPTPAPVAEEPAAKPEPSPEPEVKKEPAAEPVEVTLEAKSGSKLVGKATLAETAEGVKVSLTVSGIKPGSHGAHVHEKGDCSSKDGKSAGDHFNPAGHKHGMPPGAERHLGDLGNLEIAASGEGKHEITIAGANLKAGDPNSFLDRAIIIHEKKDDGGQPTGNAGGRIGCGVIKR from the coding sequence ATGAAACGCATCATCTCGGCGCTCACCCTCTCGCTCTCGATCACCGCCTGCGGCGGCGAAACACCGAAGCCCGAGGCCCCGACGCCCGCCCCGGTCGCTGAAGAGCCGGCCGCAAAACCCGAGCCGAGCCCGGAACCAGAGGTAAAGAAGGAGCCAGCAGCCGAACCCGTCGAGGTCACGCTCGAGGCGAAGAGCGGCAGCAAGCTGGTTGGCAAGGCAACTCTCGCAGAGACAGCCGAGGGTGTGAAGGTCAGCCTCACGGTCAGCGGAATCAAGCCGGGGTCACACGGCGCGCACGTCCACGAGAAGGGCGACTGTAGCTCCAAGGACGGCAAGAGCGCGGGCGACCACTTCAACCCCGCCGGGCACAAACACGGAATGCCGCCGGGCGCCGAGCGTCATCTCGGAGATCTGGGCAACCTCGAGATCGCGGCGAGCGGCGAGGGCAAACACGAGATCACCATCGCCGGCGCAAACCTGAAGGCAGGCGACCCGAACTCGTTCCTGGATCGGGCCATCATCATCCACGAGAAGAAGGACGATGGCGGGCAACCCACGGGCAACGCCGGCGGCAGAATCGGCTGCGGCGTGATCAAGCGCTGA